CGGCGCCCCGTGCACGTGCAGGGTCAGCCCGCCGATCCGTCCCGCCCCGACCGCGTCCTGCAACCGGGTCAGCGGAAAGTAGGTGTTGGGATCCTCGGGGACCGTGTTGGCGCGGTCGTAGCCCACGTGCGAGATGCGCAGGTCGGGCACGCGATCCACCGGCGCGGAATACACCGTGTAGAACTTCGCGCCCGCGTTGTAGGCCGCGTTCGGCCCCTGGTCGCCCGCCTCGGGCTGGAACGGCGCAGCGGTCGTGATGAGGGCGACCCGGGCGCGGGACAGCGGCCGCGCGAGCGGCGTGAACGGCGCGTCGGTGAAGTGGGCCCAGCGATACGGGCTGAAGCCCAGCGCCTGGTAGTACTCCCGGGTCCGCTCCATGTAGCGGACCGGCACGTCGTGCTCCGGGGCGAAGACGATCGCCGGGCGCGGCTCGACCGCGGTCGGCTCGCCGCTCATGAGGCGAAGGTCTTGATGACCAGGCCGCGCGCCTTCTCGAGATCGACACCGTTGGCCGCCATGCACGGGCTGGCGTCCTCGAGGATCCGGTCGGGATCGCCCAGGTGCATGTACTTCTTGTAGGTGTCCTCGAACTCGATCCCGAGCGCGCGCGCGAACAGCGTGAGGTAGTGCTCGATCACGATCGGCCGCTCCCGCTCGAAGCGGCACTGGTCGCGATGGCAGCCGTGGTAGATGCCGGCGAGGTGCGTGGCCCCGGCGGCCCGCGCGCGATCGATGTCGTCGAGCGCCATCTGCCGCCAGACCGCGGGCCCGAGCTGCTCCTGCAGGGCCGGCGTGCACGTGCGGCCCCACCGGGCATCGGGCTCGAAATCGATCACGGTGATGCCGGGCACCGCCTCCAGCAGCCGGCGCGCGGCCCGTCCCTCGCGCGCCCGGGCCTCGGTCGCATGGTGGTAGTGCAGCGCCACCGTGGCCTCGACCCGGTGCGTGAACGTGAACCGTCCGCGGTCGAGGCAGTCGGCGAGAAACTCCGCGGTGTGGCGCTTCGGGAAGGGCAGGTCGGCCTGCAGGACCTCGTCGTAGAACTGGATGCACGACGGGCACCACATGACGACCTCGCGCGGAGCCATGCTCTGCAGCAGCTCGACGGTGTGGTTGGCGTAGCGCTGGCCCGAGGCCTCCTGCCCGCGCCGGTGGTGCTGGATGCCGCAGCAGTAGGTGGGACCGCCCGCGGCCACGTAATCGAGATCGAGCCGGTCGAACACCGCCGCCACCGTCTCGACCAGGTGGGAGGTGCGCAGCACGTTGCAGCCGAGGTACAGGACGACGTCGTGGCGCTCGCCGTCGCGCGGTGGCTTGAGCAGCCAGGTGCGCTCGTCCTTCTTCGAGAGCAGGTCGTGAGTGAGGTTGATCTCCCCGAAATACTTGCCGTAGTCGAAGCTCATCGGCCGGATCCTCTCCCCCGCTCCCACCATGGGAGCAAGGCCGAGTCTACCACGCCGGCCGGGGCCACCGGGCGCGCGGTCAGGCCCGACGCACCACGCGCCGGCTCATGATGGCGCTCACGGAAGGGAATGCCTTCCGCGCGGCCTCGGGCACCGGCTGCCACTGCTCGGTCCCGGGCCGGCCCTTGAAGTAGTCGAAGCCCAGCGTGCCGGGCCCGTCCGGCTTGCCGACCACGATGCGCCCGACCATGCCGGCCGCCTCGTGCGGCGCGCAGAAGTAGTCGTAGACGCCGGGCACGGTCAGCGTGACCTCGAAGTGATTGCCCGGATTCACGAGGAAGCGTGAATCCCAGGGCGCGGCCCGCTCGGGGATGCGCAGCGAGTGGTGATCGTTGCGCGGATGGTAGGCGGTCGTGGTGTGCACGTTGGAGTGCACGGTCCAGCGGATCACCTGACCCGGCGCCACGTGGATCCCGATCGGATCGAACCACACCGTGGTGCCGAGCGGGTCGCTCATCATGTGGATCTCCACCGGAGCGGCGGCGCGCGCCGGCCACCCCACGACGAGGCCGGCGAGCGCGAGCCCGCCGGCCTTCAGGACCTCTCGCCGCGTTGCCACGATGGACCGTCTACTTCTGGAGCGCCATCGCCTTGTCGGCCGACACGTACCAGATCACGATGTGGTAGTGCGGCTCGGCCACGCCCGGGTGCCCGGCGTTGAAGTACATGTCCACGTGATCGACCTTCTCCTGCGCCACCGCCAGGTTGTTGAAGGCCTTGTGCGCGCTGATGTCCTTGAGCGGGATCATGTACACGCTGCTGACCAGCTTGCCGTCGTGGTCGTAGGCCAGGAACGGGCCGGCGGGCAGCGTCGACGGCTTCACGTACAGCGTGCCGAGGCCGGGGACGAAATCGGGCAGCGCCACCAGGCTGCTGACCTTCTTGTAGTCGCCGCCGGGGGGCGCCGTCGCCTGCGCGTGGGCGGGAGCCGCCTGGACCGTGAGGACGCCAGCACCGAACGCCAGGACCGCCAGGGTCATACCGAGTCGCTTCATGTCCGCCTCCTTGAACCAGAGCTTGGGGATTCGAGGTACCGGGCGTATCGTAGGCGCGGTAAGATATTTAAGCAAGTAAAAAGTTTTTTTACTATCTAAAGAACATGGAAACGCCGACAGGCACCAGGCTTGACATCCTCGAACTACTGCTTCGGGAGGAGCTTAGCTCACAGCAGCTCAGTGAGCGGCTTGGGGTCAGCTCGGCAGCGGTACGGCAGCATCTGACGACCCTGGAGGCATTGGGGCTGGTCGTCAGGCGCAAGCTGGTGACCCAGCCGAGCCGCCCGACCTACCTCTACCGGGTCTCTCCGCAGGGCATGCGGATCTTTCCGAAGCGCTACGACCTGCTGCTGGCCCAGATGATCGACGTGCTCGCCGAGCGGCAGGGCCCGGAAGCCGTGGAGCAGACGATCGCGGCCGCGGCCCGGCGGGTGGCCGAGCATGTGCCGAGCCGCGTGTCGGGCGGCCCTAGTCCCGAGCGGTGGCGCCGCCTGCTGGAGTGGCTCGAGACCGAGTTCGCCTGGCAGGCCGACGTCGCCGAGACGGCGAGCGGGCCCCGACGGCTGACCATCCACCAGTGCCCGTTCCAGGACCTCTCGAAGATCCAGCCGGACGTCTGCGGGGTGTTCTTCGGCTCGCTGATCCGGACGCTCTGCCCCGGCGCGGTGGTGGACCACGCCGATGCCCCGGCGATGCCCGCCTGCTGCGCGTTCCTGGTGAGCGAGGCCTGAGGTCCCGGGCGCGCGCTCGGCACCCCGGTCGTCGACCAGCCGCGCGGGATCGACGCCGGCTACACCGCCATCACGATGCCGTCGTGGCCCGGATCGGCGCCGCCGTCGAGACCGTCGGGATGCACGCGGATGGCGTGCACCGCCGCGAAGCCGTAGGTGTTGGGGCTGCGCACGACCTCGTAGCCCTCCGCTTCCAGCTCGCGCTGCACACCGCGCGGGATGCGGTTGGATACGTCGATGGCGTTGCTGGTCGCCGAGAACCGAGGCGCGCTCACCGCCTCCACCATGGTCATGTCGAAGTCGATCGCGTTCAGCAGCACCTGCAGCACGCCCATGGCGATCTGGGTCGCGCCGGGCGCGCCGATGATGATGTGCGGACGATCGCCCTCGAACACGATCGACGGCACCACCGAGCTGAAGCGCGCCTTGCCCGGCGCCAGGCTACCGGCGCGGCCGGGTCGCGGATCGAAGACGCCCATGCAGCCGTTGTACATGAAGCCGAGCCCGCTCGTGATCACCCCCGACGGCATGCCGAGGGAATGGGTCATGGTCACGCAGCTGCCCTCCGCGTCGATCACCGAGACGTGGGTGGTGTCGCGGCTCGGCGCGCCCGCGTTGAAGCGGGGCACGTCGGCCTTGCGCCGCGCGCGGATCTCCTCGGCGAGCGGGGTCGCGTACTCGCGGCCGGTCAGCCGCTCCACCGGCACCTCGACGAACCTCGGATCGCCCACGTGGCGGTCCTTGTCGATGGTGGCGCGCTTCATGGCCTCGGCCACGATGCGGACGTACTCGGCCCCGTTGTGCTCGAGCTTGCCCAGGTCGAAATGCTCGAGGATGTTCAGCATCTCGATCAGGAGGATGCCGCCGCCGGGCGGCTGATTGCTCGACACGCGATAGCCACGGTACGTGCCCCAGAGCGGCCGGTTCCGGGTCGTCCGCCAGTCGCGCAGGTCGGCGGCCGCGATCAGGCCGTCGTGCCGGCGCATGTCCTCCACGATCGCCTCGGCGATCTCCCCCTCGTAGAACACCGCGTCGCCGTGCTTGGCGACGAGGCGCAGGGTCTGGCCCAGATCGCGGTTCACCACCCGGTCCCCCACCCGCTTCGGGGTGCCGTCGGGGCGGCAGTAGAGCGCGCGCGAGGCAGGCGTGAAGGCGAGGCGCTCGTGGTTCGCGGCCCGGCCCATCTGTCCGTCCTCCGCCCACCACGAGCCCACGTGGGGCCGCACCGTCCAGCCGCCCTCCGCCCACGCGATGGCCGGCTCCACGATCTGCTCCCACGGCAGCCGCCCGTGCTCCCGGTGCGCGTCGCGATAGGCCCGCAGGCTCGCGGGCGCGCAGATCGCCTGGTAGCCGATGTCGTTGACGCGGCCGCGCAGGATGAAGCCGTAGCCGTCCCGCGCTTCGGACTCGATCCGGTCGGCCCACATGTCGGGGCGCACCGCCCGGGGGGCGGGCGCGTGGAAATCGATGTAGCCGTGGAAGCCGTCGCGCATCGCGAGGCCGCAGCTGCCGAAGCCGGCGATGCCGCACATCAACGGGTCCACCACGCCCTGCACCAGCGCGCAGGCCATCGCGGCATCCACCGCGTTGCCGCCCGATCTCAAGATTTCGGCGCCGGCCTCGGTCGCTTCCGGCTGCGCGGCCACGATCATCGAGCGCTTCGCGTATCGCATACGGCCTCCTCGGAGATGAACGGCTCGGCGGAGATGGTGGCCCAAGGGTAGCAGACCTGGCCGGCCGCGGCGCGGGCCGTGCTACCGTGAACCCGTCATGACCGGCGCCATCCGGCGGGCCGTCGCGAGCGCGTGTCTCGCATTCATCGCCGGCGCGGGGTGCTCGAAGGCGGTGCTCGCGCCCGAGGACTACGGCGGCGGCGCGCTCATCCGGCCGCCGATCGCCGAGAGCCAGCCGGCCTCGTCCCGCAATGCAGCCGCCGCGCGGCTGGCCACGCAATATCTCGGCGCCCCCTACGTCTGGGCCGGCGACAGTCCCGCCGGCTTCGACTGCTCCGGGCTGGTGAGCTACGTGTACGCGCGCGTCGGCGTCTCGATTCCCCACAACGCGGCCCAGCAGTACCGCCACGGCACGCCCGTCCCCCGCGAGAGCCTGCAGCCCGGTGACGTGGTGTTCTTCGACCGGCTGCGCCACAACGGCATCTACCTGGGCGATGGCCGATTCATCCACGCCACCCACCCGGGCGGCGTGAAGATCGCGCGGCTGGAGGACAACTGGTTTCGGACTCGGTGGGTCGGCGCCCGCCGGCTCTGACCGGCGCGCGTGAGGCACGGTCCCCTCGCCGCGGTCATCCCACGAAGGGCGGTACCGGCGGTGTCTCCACGACGACCGGCGTGATCTCGAGCAACCCGGGCACGGCGCGGGTCGCCTCCTCGGCGCCCTCGAGCGCAGCGGCGCAGCCCACCAGCGTGACGAGGCCGTCGGCGGCCCGCACCTCCATCGGATAGCGCCGCGTCGCCGGGTGGCTGGCGAGCGCGACCTCGACTCGCGAGGCGAGCAGCCGATCGGCCACCATCCGCCCGCCGTGGTCCGTCGTGGCAAAGGCCGGCTGACCGGCCAGGGCAAGAATCAGGTCTACCACGGCCGGCCGGGGCAGGCCCGCCGTATTGACGACCAGGTGATAGAGCGCGGGATCGTTGAGGTCGACGTTGAACAGGTAGCGCATGCGCTTGAGCTTCTGGGTGTCGTCGCGGTGGACCAGCTGTCCGGCGATCTGCGCGCTGATCCGCTCGCCCCCGTGACTGGACAGGGCGCTGGTCAGCTCGTCCACGCGGAACGCGGTCGGCGCCATGACCCGCAGCCGCACCGCGTGCGGCACGTCGCGTAGCAGCCACTGGCCGCCGCGGCCGACCACCACCGCGCGGTCCTCGGCGGCGATCTCGAGCAGCACGGTCTGGATCACCGCGATGTAACGGCGGGTCTCGTGATCGAACCGCTCGAACAGCGACGGCGGCTCCTCCTCCAGGTGCCAGAGCCGATGGGCGTCGAGACCGTAGGGCTGCGTCCGATCCAGGAAGCGCTCGTGATCCACGAAGCAGTAGCCGAGGCGCTCGGCGACGGCCAGACCGATCTCGGCGCCGCCACTGCCGACCTGCTGCGAGATGGTCACGATGGCCATGCGCGTCCTTCGGCGACGCGGGCCATCGTCCGGATCGCCCGCTCGGGGCTGCCGATGTCGCGCCAGACGCCGGCAGGCAGCGTCGAGACCGCGACCGGCCCGGTGCAGATCTCCAGCACCCCGCGGGAAAAGCTCGCGGTCGGCGCGAGCGCGTAGGCGTGATGCATCGCCCACGACTCGTGCTCACTGCCCCAGAAGGCGGGCAGGCGGGCGAGCCGGCCGGTCAGCGACGGCACGCACTCGCGGCCGGCGTCCAGCACGGCGGCGGCGCTCGCGGCGAAGACGAACGTGTTCCAGAGGCAGCCGTCACGCCACATGGCCTGCGCGGCCTCCCGCGACGGCTTCTCCTGGAACCGGGCCACGCGATGGAGGGGCCAATGAAGCCCACACTCCACCGCGGGGCCCGGTCGGATCCAGCCATACTCGACCTCCGGCTCGTCCGGCTGGGCTCCGAGCAGCACGACCCATGGCCGCCGGCGCTGGACGAAGCCGGCCACCTCGGCGACCTGGGCCATGAACTCGCCCTCGCGCGCGATGCAATGGTCGCAGGGGAAGAACACGGCGGTCGCGCCCGGGTCGTGGGCCTCGATCCACTGCGCGGCCAGGAGCACCGCGGCGGCGGTGCCGCGGCCGATCGGCTGCTTCAGGACCGTGGCCCGCGGCCGCTCCCCGAGGTCGCGGACCAGGAACTCGGCGTGGCTCTCCATCCCGATCACCACTGTCCGCTCGACGGGGATCGTGGGCCCGATCCGATCGAGCGTCTGCCGCAGGAGCGTGCGAGGGCCCAGCAGCGGGCAGAACTGCTTGGGCCGGGGCTCGCCGAAGAGGCGCCGGGTGAGCGGGCGCAGCCGTACGCCCTCACCCCCGGCCAGCACGACCGCCCACGGCGATTTCACCGCCGCGCCGGGGTCGTCGATACGGCGTCGCGGCTCGATCGCGTGCGCCATCGAGTCGCTCACAGCTTCGCCATCGCGCGCGGCGCGCCGAACGGGGCGCGGCCGTAGTAGCCCTCGAGGCGCTCCTCGTGCGCGGGACCGAGGCCGATCGCCGGATCGTATCCCGGAGCGAGGCGGATCGCCTCGGCGGGCAGGCTCACCTCCACCGTGCCCGCGCCCCAGCTGACCTCCGCGATCCAGCCCACCGGCACGAGCACGATGCGAGCCGGCCACCACAGCCCGATCGACGCCACCATGTGGCCGATCTCCCACGAGCCGTTCACGATCAGGAAGTCCGCGGCGCGGCCCACGTCGCCGTCGAGGGCATGCACGTGATAGCCACGGATGGCGCGGACGCTGCGGAGGTGGCGGTCGTAGTGGACGTCGAGCGTGCGATCGAGGATGGCCGGAGCCAGCACGACCGCGGCACCGACCGAGACCACGTAGGACGGGAACCGGTAGTACCGGCCCAGATCGAGCCCGTGCTGGCCGGACACCGGACGCGCGAGGTCGCTGCTCGGGCCCCGGCTGACCTGGCGGCCGGTGAGGCCGGTCTGGAGCGTCCGGGCGGCGCGATCGACGTGCTCGATCGCCTCGGGCGGAAGCAGCACCCGGCGGCCGCCCAACCGGTGAAGCGTGTCGACTACCACGTGGCGAACCGTCCAGTTGCGGTCCTCGAGGTAGAGGTCCCGCACCCACCCGATCCGGCCGTCCGAGGCCCGGACGGCCCAGCCGAGAATCTCTCTGACGCTGCTCGGCCAGCCGGTCACGCGAAGCATCGGCATCACCTCTCTCCTCGACCAGCCTAGCAACCGCCGATGAGAGACAGATGAGGGTGAGGTGAGAAGCCGTCGCCGCGCCGCAGCGCGCCGTCGCGCCTTCCGCTCCCGCTCCCGTGGTAGGCTGCCGCCGTGACCGCGATCGGCTTCCCCATCCCGGAGGACATCACGCGCATCGTCGCGGGGCTCACGCGCTTCGTCCGGAGCGAGGTCGTCACCCGCCACGAGAAGCACGCGGCGCTGCTCGAGGACCCGCGTCGACGCTACGGGCCGGATGGCCGCTACGTGCCCGCCGTCGTGGATCTCATCCAGGAAGTCCGCGCCGCCTCGGCCGACGCGGGCTACTTCAACCTGTGCGTGCCCACCGCGATGGGCGGGCTCGGCCAGGGCTACCTGGCGTACTACGTGGCGTGGGAGGCCATCAACCGGCTGTGCGGGGCGCATCACTGGCTCGGCACCTTCGCGCTGAGCCACTGGGCCTTCGGTCCCAGCGTGGTGCTCGAGCAGCTCACCCCCGAGGCGGGCGAGCGCGCGCTCGCCGGCCTCGTCTCGGGCCGGCGGTCCATGTGCTTCGGGCTCTCCGAGCCCGGCGCCGGCTCCGACGCGACCATGATCGAGACGCGCGCGACCGCCGACGGGGACGGCTGGCGCATCACCGGCCGCAAGATGTGGACGACCAACGTCACGTTCGCGGACTGGATCGTCGTCTTCGCGGTGACCGATCCGGCGCGCGCCGCGGCCAAGCGCGGCGGGATCAGCGCCTTCCTCGTGCCCACCACCGCGCCCGGCTTCACGCTCCAGCGGGTCACGCTGCTGCAGGGCGACATCGGGGGCGTCGAGGGCGAGTCGACGTTCGACGCGGTCCGGGTGGAGCCGTGGCAGCTCGTCGGGGCACTCCACGAGGGCTTCCGGATCGCCCTGCTCGGCGTCTCGCTCGGCCGGGTCTACAACTCGGCGCGCGCGGTGGGCCTGGCCCGGTGGGCGCTCGAGAAGGCGGTGGCCTACGCCTCACAGCGCGTGGCCTTCGGGGCGCCGATCGCCGAGCACCAGGGCGTCGCCTTCCCGCTCGCCGAATCCGCGATGGAGGTGCACGCCGCGCACCTGGCCGGGCTCAACGCCGCGCTGCTGCTCGACCGCGGCGAGCGCGCGATCAAGGAGCTGTCGATGGCGAAGGCCTTCGCGGTGGAGGTCTGCCTGCGCGCGGTCGATCGCGCGATCCAGACCCACGGGGGCATGGGGCTCACCAACGAGGTGGGGCTGGTGCACGCCTACAACACGCTGCGCATCATCAACATCGCCGACGGCACCAACGAGATCCTGCGCCGGACCATCTTCCAGCAGCTCTCCCGGGGCGATCTCGATCTCTGATCGGAGGGCCACGTGAGATTCGACGACAAGGTGGCACTGGTATCGGGCGCCGGCTCCGGCATCGGGCGGGCCACCGCCCTGGGCTTGGCCGCGCACGGCGCCCGGGTGGCGGTGGCGGACCTCGATCGCGCGAAGGCCGAGGCGGTCGTCGCCGAGATCGCGGCGGCCGGAGGCGGTGCGGTCGCGATCGCCGCCGACGCCGCGACCGCCGACGGCGTCGAGGCGATGATCGGCGGCGTGGCCCGCGCCTTCGGCGGACTCGACATCCTCCACAACAACGCGTTCGGCCAGCCCGCGCTGCCGGCGGGGCGCAGCCGCCTCGCCTTCACCGCCGATGTCGACGAGGCGGTATGGGCTCACACCATCGAGCTGGGCCTCACCGGCGTGTTCCGCGCCATGAAGCGGGCCATCCCCGAGATGCTGACGCGCGGGGGCGGGGCCATCGTCAACACCGCGTCCATCTCCGGCCTCTTCGCCGACTTCGCCATCGGCGCCTACAACGCGGCCAAGGCCGGCGTGATCAACCTCACCCGGGTCACCGCGATCGAGTACGCGTCGCGCGGCATCCGGGTCAACTGCGTGTGCCCCGGCGCCATCGACACGCCGCTGCTCCAACCGTCGCTGTCCATCCCCGGCTTCGCCGACACCACCACCGCGATGATCCCGATGCGGCGGCTCGGACGGCCCGAGGAGATCGCCGCCTGCGTGCTGTTCCTCGCCTCCGATCAGGCGTCCTACGTCACCGGGGCCGCTCTGGTCGCCGACGGTGGGCTCACCGCGCAGACCGGCCTGCCGAGCCGCCTCCCACTGCCGTGAGCGGCCGCGCGACCGCGCTCAGCCGCCGTACCCCCAGTTCCAGCACGGCAGGCGTTCCTTCCAGAACCAGTCGTCACAGAGGGCCTCGTCGCAGCGACGGCGGCACTCCGGCTCGGTGAGGTTGGCGGTGCACTGTAGAGTCGCCCCCGCCTTGCAGTAGCAGGCGCCGAGGAACGCGGCCTCCCGGCCGGCCGCGGGATGCTGCGCGGCGCTGCCGGCCGCCGCCATCGCGACGGCGGCCAGGCCCAACACCAGGATCCGGAGCCGCACGCTCATTGCGACGTGCTCATGATCTCCCTATACTCCCGACGTATGCCATCCCGCCAGCGCTGGTCAGTGGTCGGCGCGCTCGTGCTCGCAACGCTGGCGGCGGCTCCGTCCACATCCGGGCGCGCCGCGGACGGCCCGACGCTGCGGACCGTCGCCCGCACCGGCGACGCGGCGCCGGGGGGCGGCACCTTCGATCGCTTCGGCCAGGAGACCTTGCCGATCGTGGCCCCGGTCAACGGCCGAGGCGACGTCGCGTTCTTCGCCCGGCTCATTCGCGGGGGCGCCGACGAAGGCATCTTCCTCCAGCGCGGCGGACGCGTCGTGACGGTCGCGCGCGAGGGCGATCGGGTGCCCGGCGTCGGTCGACTCGCCGGCTTCGGCAAGCATCCCACCCCGGCGCTCAACGACGGCGGCACCGTGGTGTTCGCCGCAGCGGTCGCGGAGGGCCGCGCGGTCGAAGGCATCTTCGCGTGGTCGGCCGGCCGTCTGCGCGCGGTCGCCACCACCGGCGGCGCGGCGCCCGGCATGCCGGGCGTGATGGCCGGCCTCGACGCGCCGGTGGTGAGCGCGCGGGGCGACGTGGTGTTCATGGCCACGATCCGTCGGGGACGCGAGTCGATCGAGGCGATCCTCGCGAGCCGGGGCGGCGGGCTGCGCAAGATCGTGGCGCAGGGCGATCCCGCGCCGGGCGGCGGGACGTTCGCGGCCTTCGGCCCCCCCGCGCTCAACAACCGCGGAAGCGTCGCCTTCGCGGCGGTGGTCGAGGGCAAGGGCGTGCCCGGCGGTATCTTCGTCGTCACCGGCGACCGCGTCGAGATGGTAGTGGGCGCCGGCGAGGAGACGCCCATCGGCGGGATCTTCGCGAAGTTCTCCGAGCGGATCGGCCTGAACGATCGCGGGCTCATCGCGTTCCACAGCATGCTGAAGTTCGCGCCGGTCGAGGCCGCCATCTTCGCGGCCGAGGACGGCAAGGTGCGCGCGGTTTCGCGCCTGGGCGACGCCGCGCCCGGCGGCGGCACCATCGTCCACTTCGGCCTCTGGCCCGCGGTGGGATCCGGCCGGGAGGTTGCCTTCGCCGCGTCCATCGAGGGCGGCGCCACCCCGGTCGCGATCCTGCTGGCCGACGGGACCCAGGTCACCCAGGTGGTGGCGGTGGGCGAGACGCTGCCCGGCGGCGATCGCATCACCACCCTGTCGCTGTACCCGGTGGTCAGCGTCGGCCCGCGGGGCCACGTGACGTTCGCGGTGGCGCCCACGTCCACCGGAGACGGCCCCGAGGGGTTGTTCGCCGCGGAGCCCGCCGGTCGCCGCTGACCGTCAGTTCATGTCGGACGGCGGATACTCGACGAAGACGTTCGCGGCGGTGACCAGGACGTGGCGAGTCGTGGTCCGCGCGGGCAGCGTCTCCCCCCGCAGCATACGCATCGCGAGCGGCAGCACCTCGTAACCCAGGCGGTCCAGGTAGAACGCGACGGAGCCGATCACGATGCTCCCGCGGTTCGCCGGATCGATCTCCTTGCGATCGTTCATGCCGCCGTGGATCGTCCGGTCCATCCCGTGGCTCACGATCGCGGTATCCTGCACGCGCCCCGCGCTCTCCACCGCCGATTTCACCGCCAGCGCGGTCGCGTCGTCGGTGGCCGCGAAGAGCAGCTTGCCGCCGGGATGCGCGGCCAGGAACTTGCCGACCTGCGGACCGACCTGGGCGGGATTGCCTTTCGTGTCCACGTCGGTCACCCGCACCGCGGGCAGCCGCTGCCGGAGCGCCGCGGTGACGCCCTGACCGCGCTCCGGGACGTGATCCGCGGTGGCGGAGAGATTGCCCACCACCGCCGCGGCGGTGGGCTGGCCACGCCACGAGCGCAGCGCGAACCGGGCCAGCGCCTCGCCGGCCACGCGGCCGGCGGCCAGGTTGTCCACGGTGTAGAGCGGCGCGCCCGGCACCGGATCGTTCACCGCGAGCACGCGGATCCCCGCGGCCTTGAGCTTCTCGCCGATCGCCGCGTTGGCCGCGCCCCGGTGGTACTGGATGTAGAGGTCGACCCTGCGCGCGATGGCCGCCTCCGCGTTCTGCATCGCGCGGGCGTCGTCGCGCTGGTTGTCGTAGAAGACCATCTCGATCGGGTGGGCCCGGGCGGCCAGCACGAAGCTCTCGCGGATCTCGCGTCCGGTGAAGCCGGTCCCCTCGACGGTGACCCCGGGCTCCTCGGTGAGGTTGGCGAAGGCGACCACGTACGGGCGCTGAGCGACGGCGGGACCCAGCCCGGCTCCGAGCACCAGCGCGGCCAGCACGCCCAGAGCGAGCGGCCGGACG
This region of Candidatus Methylomirabilota bacterium genomic DNA includes:
- a CDS encoding acyl-CoA dehydrogenase, with product MTAIGFPIPEDITRIVAGLTRFVRSEVVTRHEKHAALLEDPRRRYGPDGRYVPAVVDLIQEVRAASADAGYFNLCVPTAMGGLGQGYLAYYVAWEAINRLCGAHHWLGTFALSHWAFGPSVVLEQLTPEAGERALAGLVSGRRSMCFGLSEPGAGSDATMIETRATADGDGWRITGRKMWTTNVTFADWIVVFAVTDPARAAAKRGGISAFLVPTTAPGFTLQRVTLLQGDIGGVEGESTFDAVRVEPWQLVGALHEGFRIALLGVSLGRVYNSARAVGLARWALEKAVAYASQRVAFGAPIAEHQGVAFPLAESAMEVHAAHLAGLNAALLLDRGERAIKELSMAKAFAVEVCLRAVDRAIQTHGGMGLTNEVGLVHAYNTLRIINIADGTNEILRRTIFQQLSRGDLDL
- a CDS encoding SDR family NAD(P)-dependent oxidoreductase, producing the protein MRFDDKVALVSGAGSGIGRATALGLAAHGARVAVADLDRAKAEAVVAEIAAAGGGAVAIAADAATADGVEAMIGGVARAFGGLDILHNNAFGQPALPAGRSRLAFTADVDEAVWAHTIELGLTGVFRAMKRAIPEMLTRGGGAIVNTASISGLFADFAIGAYNAAKAGVINLTRVTAIEYASRGIRVNCVCPGAIDTPLLQPSLSIPGFADTTTAMIPMRRLGRPEEIAACVLFLASDQASYVTGAALVADGGLTAQTGLPSRLPLP
- a CDS encoding choice-of-anchor tandem repeat NxxGxxAF-containing protein, which encodes MLATLAAAPSTSGRAADGPTLRTVARTGDAAPGGGTFDRFGQETLPIVAPVNGRGDVAFFARLIRGGADEGIFLQRGGRVVTVAREGDRVPGVGRLAGFGKHPTPALNDGGTVVFAAAVAEGRAVEGIFAWSAGRLRAVATTGGAAPGMPGVMAGLDAPVVSARGDVVFMATIRRGRESIEAILASRGGGLRKIVAQGDPAPGGGTFAAFGPPALNNRGSVAFAAVVEGKGVPGGIFVVTGDRVEMVVGAGEETPIGGIFAKFSERIGLNDRGLIAFHSMLKFAPVEAAIFAAEDGKVRAVSRLGDAAPGGGTIVHFGLWPAVGSGREVAFAASIEGGATPVAILLADGTQVTQVVAVGETLPGGDRITTLSLYPVVSVGPRGHVTFAVAPTSTGDGPEGLFAAEPAGRR
- a CDS encoding sugar ABC transporter substrate-binding protein; the encoded protein is MRHRAPAVPARGCRRSHVRPLALGVLAALVLGAGLGPAVAQRPYVVAFANLTEEPGVTVEGTGFTGREIRESFVLAARAHPIEMVFYDNQRDDARAMQNAEAAIARRVDLYIQYHRGAANAAIGEKLKAAGIRVLAVNDPVPGAPLYTVDNLAAGRVAGEALARFALRSWRGQPTAAAVVGNLSATADHVPERGQGVTAALRQRLPAVRVTDVDTKGNPAQVGPQVGKFLAAHPGGKLLFAATDDATALAVKSAVESAGRVQDTAIVSHGMDRTIHGGMNDRKEIDPANRGSIVIGSVAFYLDRLGYEVLPLAMRMLRGETLPARTTTRHVLVTAANVFVEYPPSDMN